One stretch of Plasmodium vivax chromosome 8, whole genome shotgun sequence DNA includes these proteins:
- a CDS encoding glutaredoxin, putative (encoded by transcript PVX_119440A), which yields MACNNEAIKKFVQKIIDENIIAVFSKTECPYCIKAISILKGYNVSNMHVEQIEKNPNMADIQAYLKDLTGEGERRGKAPRAPEETGPPQLNRRKGKNLG from the exons ATGGCGTGCAACAACGAGGCAATCAAAAAATTTGTGCAGAAAATTATAGACGAGAATATCATTGCGGTGTTTTCGAAAAC GGAATGCCCATACTGCATTAAGGCAATCTCCATTTTGAAAGGCTATAACGTGAGCAATATG CATGTAGAACAAATCGAGAAGAACCCCAACATGGCGGACATCCAAGCCTACTTAAAAGACCTAACAG GTGAAGGAGAACGAAGAGGGAAAGCTCCAAGAGCGCCTGAAGAAACTGGGCCTCCTCAGTTAAATCgaaggaaaggcaaaaacCTGGGATGA
- a CDS encoding hypothetical protein, conserved (encoded by transcript PVX_119435A) gives MAGSVWNRNSWHWEEKNYNKWGETYIKNKLSDLKIEKEDLSVYFDRVEISGNASVSIRKGKQINSFEYVIKFDWAFSKTGQEKEYAGGTAEILDFSNCSVEDNDYAINIELIGDKEESKRAYDILRKDGKEKIKIALKDFPADLLKHDSNESSKEQKILAEEEEKLQNVHQNLPQGANANSANSANTANTANTANAASTANAASTANSANHVKENKEEEKKEGSVWNVNNYHWEEKCLTRWAKEELKNMLDISTVQLSNNISLQLFSSEVDGEACSSLRKKKKLIIYDLKINCEWKAFKKNKNGQVEMEITGHVIVDDVISDFSCDDQSKYKFQFVFDSALPEGAAMNEVIKTEGPAQIEKIIEVFISKMMEK, from the exons ATGGCGGGATCCGTTTGGAACAGAAACAGCTGGCACTG GGAAGAAAAGAACTacaacaaatggggggagacctacataaaaaataaactgtcCGATTTGAAAATCGAAAAGGAAGACCTTTCCGTCTACTTTGACAGGGTGGAGATTTCCGGAAAT GCCTCCGTGTCCATCcggaaggggaagcaaataaaCTCCTTCGAATACGTTATCAAGTTCGACTGGGCCTTCTCCAAAACGGGGCAAGAGAAGGAATACGCTGGAGGGACCGCAGAAATTTTGGacttttcaaattgttcCGTCGAG gACAACGACTACGCCATCAACATTGAGTTGATTGGAGACAAGGAGGAGTCCAAGCGGGCCTACGACATTCTGAGGAAGGatggaaaggagaaaataaaaattgccttGAAGGATTTCCCAGCGGATTTACTGAAGCACGACTCGAACgaat CCAGCAAAGAACAGAAGATCCTGgcggaggaagaggaaaaactcCAAAATGTGCACCAGAATCTACCGCAGGGCGCGAATGCGAATAGCGCAAACAgtgccaacaccgccaacaccgccaataccgccaacgccgccagcaccgccaacgccgccagCACCGCCAACAGTGCGAACCACGTAAAGGAGaacaaagaggaggaaaaaaaagaagggtcCGTTTGGAACGTTAACAACTACCACTGGGAGGAGAAATGCCTGACCAGGTGGGCCAAGGAGgaactaaaaaatatgctggACATCTCCACAGTACAACTGAGCAATAACATTTCTTTGCAACTCTTTAGCTCCGAAGTTGATGGTGAAGCTTGTTCCAGcttgcggaaaaaaaaaaaacttataattTATGACTTGAAAATTAATTGCGAATGGAAAGCCTttaagaagaacaaaaatggccAAGTCGAAATGGAGATCACGGGGCATGTCATTGTGGATGATGTCATTTCGGACTTCTCCTGTGACGACCAAAGCAAGTACAAATTTCAATTCGTCTTTGACAGTGCCCTTCCCGAGGGGGCGGCCATGAACGAGGTGATAAAGACCGAGGGACCCGCGCAGATCGAGAAGATAATAGAGGTCTTTATTTCGAAGATGATGGAGAAGTAG